The genomic window taaaacgtGTAAAACATTATATGAGAAGTTGAAAGtccatatatatttttatttatttggtaACATCAACTTTAAAATGTGATGATAGTGTGATGAGAAGTTGGTAGGTTATGGCATGATAGAAATATTAGTGGTGGTGGAAGCAAGAGTGTGATGCATATATATAATGTGGAAGAGAGCGTGTGTGACTGACAAGGGTGCTTTTCAATTGAATTCTCGAAGGTGAGTTTGACTAATCAATAATCTGTATTAGCATTAAGCAGCAAAGTTAGCAGAGAAGCTTATTAGCTTTTTGAGACTGCTTCTTGGTTCCTCTTTATCGTATCAACCCTGCGACATTAACGGTACCACCTCCCTTTacccttttctctcttcttttactCTATTAATTAGCTTAGCTACTTAATTACTTTTCCTCGGAACTACCACACAACAAAGAAAGACAAGAGACACTCTCCAAAACACAACACATCTAGCTTCATAATTAACTAGAGAGCAATCATACAGAAAGCCTACCTCTATAGTTAAGTTACTAACCAATTCCGTGTTTTTAAATAGTTTCTGATATTTTAATtccatcaattttatttttaaaattgacaAAAATATACTATTTTATTGACAAAATAAATATATCCTAAAATACGAACAGTTCTTGAAATGGTTTTTATAAATTAATGAAATAAACACATATCAAACCCTTAATGAATCTGTTTTAAAATCCAGATTATTAAGAAATTGAAGTTAGAGAGGAAGAATTGAATTGATTTGatagaagagaagaaagagaaaagaagaagactTACTTTGGTGGTGCTAGGCAACAAGCTTCTGAGCTTAGAAAGATGATTATTGATCCTCTCTCTACGCCTCCTCTCAGCTTCACTGTGGCTTTTGGAAGCAGCAAGAGCCTTAGCCTCCATGATTTCCTGAGCAGTCATCTTGCTCAGTTCAGCTTGCAGATCAAATGATGAAGTAGCACcctcatgatgatgatgatatgctGCTGCAAACTGCATGGAAGATGATGATGGATGAACCCTTCTACTGTTGAAGAAGCTTGCATATGGTGaagcttgttgttgttgttgtggaggCACAATAAACGAAGAAGAAGATTCATGGTTGTTGAAGGGTAGTTCTTGTATTGATGGCATGGACCATGGTTGCTGCTGCTGATGCATCATCATTTGATCAGAAGAAGACAACATGTTCATGTTCATCATGTtcatattgttgttgttgatgaagcCTCTTCCTCCTCCAAAGATCATGTCATCACTACTCATCATCATCATGTTGTGTTGATGCATCATATTGTTGAAGAAGTTGGCTTGTTGgtaagaagatgaagaataagAACACTCCCCTTGATGCTGATTATGATCTATCTCCTGTTTCATTTccctttcatatatatatatacatatattgaaAAACTCTATTCAACAATAATATTACAAACTCCAAGGCTTTATATAACAATATCTTTGTGCAACTGTGCCTGTTGCAAGtgacaataataatattaatattaaattagtAAATgaaatatgtatgtatatatggagATTCAAAATGTCAGAAGCTTATAAGGTAGGAATGTAGGTGTTTTGTATTGTATGATGTGtctacaaattttttttattatttattctgGTTTTGTCTGATGTGACTAAGAAAAAGGGAGGattggaagaagaacaaaagCTCGGAGAGGTTTTGCTTTACACTTGCACAAGGAATAAAAATGAAAAGGGTATTCAAGGGGGTTAGTGAAAAGCTAAGAGACatattaaaaaagaaataaagtgGGACACTACAAAACCTCCTTTTCATGTGTGATCATTCATTAtactcttctaattcttccttctAATCCTATCATCATCATGCTTTGGGCattcaattaataattaattaatcccCTACCATATTTGTTTATTCAAATATATATAAACCATATAAATATACGATAccgaaattaataaatattaaataagataaattttaaaaaaaatatttttgaaaataaatatatGCAAgtaatttatgattttttttttaattgtttatcAAGGAGGGAGTTTGGATCTCTCTCTATCTTTCTGGCTCAGTGTCAAATCTCTTTCACTTGGTGGGTGTTTTTCTGCCACAAACCTTTGTGCGGGGTAAGGTGGTGACCCTTTTTATCCTTTTACCCTTCAACAAAACTTTCCTTTTCCTTTGTGCTTTGTTGCTCTCTTTTTGGTTCCTTCATCGTTTTTTTGTTATTTGCTTTACCTTTCTAAATTTTCTTCTCATCTCTCACTCAAACTAGCTTTTTGAGTGCTGCTACTCCACTTTCCTTTCCTCTTACGGCAATCTCTGACCTTATTATGCTTATGGATATCTTTTTAATTACGATAATTTTATGTACTTAATTTTGGAatgtaatatataaatataatattaacataaaaaatatataaaattaatttttagttagtcAACAAGTATTCTAATTAATTCTTGAAAAGTACTTTGAAAATAGAAAACATGTATTATTGCATAGCACactaaagtatttttttttattgaatatggggagactatgccatttaagttattaaaacaaaaatgtgAAGAGTGTTTACACTTTACGCTATTAATAAAGTAATCTGCACTGTATTGatatgtttgaaatttatttaataAGTTAAAATTAAATTCCTCCATTAGACAATTTTTTTTCCACTTTTATTCAAACTGTAGTTCAATGTTCAAAAATTATGTTTATATAACATATAAtgcataaaaaatatttcatagcTCAATCATAATTTTATATAGCATGCGCCATCCATAAATGGAATTTGAATTAGATATATCCTATCATGAATTTTTGTCTTCTAAATTAAGCCACAAGAATCCTCGTACAGATCAAGAAATACACACTTTTACAACCCTTATGATAATAATACCAGTATAATATAAGAATAGTGGTAAGATTAATTTGGTTAGTTATTAAGAAGAGTTTATGTTGTCTTcttgaagaaataaaaaatattttttatataaatattatttttatatcaatAACTAGTACAACTCTACAGAATTTATTTTTACATGTAATTTTATTCTTTATACACAAATTCTATCATGATATCCATAACTTTGGTTCAAGATTTATGGCTGTTTTAATCTCTTTTTTATCCaccatttcttttttcttttccaacCTATCAATTTTCACCATTAACAAACTCAATGAAGATACACATTGCACATAGCAGCAACTGACTCTCCATGTAATCAATGTAAATAGATTAGATAATTATCTTGATGCAACCAAAATTCCAACTCAATTTGATAGTGAGGCTGCACGTCTTGTTGGAACTGAATCTGCTGCTTATACCGAATGGAAAGTGAAAGACCATTGATAATTCCCTCAAAAACTAAATGTTAGATTGTGCTTATGCTCATCAAGTGTGGACAAAGATTCAAGATCACTTCGCTAAAGTGTCCAAGATTCGTGTTCAGCAATTAAGAGCTCAGCTTAAGACAATCTGCAAGCAAAGTCTTTCTGCAAAAGAATATCTCAAACAGATTAGAGAAGTTGTTGATATTTTGGCCTCTCTTAAACATGTATTATCTCTTGATGATCATGTCACAGCCATAACTGAAGGTTTAACTGAGGAGTATGCATTATACATATCTTCCATCATGACTAAATCTGATTCACTTTCTTTGATTGAGATTGAAGATTTATTACTAGCACATGAAGCAAtatttaaaagatttaaaaaaattgaattaagtGTAGTTCATGCAAATTACACCCACACACAAGATCAATTTGATAGAGGATCTTCAAGACCACCCTTTGGAGGACGCAGAGGACGCGGTGGAAGGTTCTCCCGTGCTGGCAGATTTTTCAATTTTGATCAACGACCTCGGTGTCAAGTGTGTTATCGATTTGGCCATACTGCAATGACTTGTTTTCACCGATTTGATTCTTCTTATCAACAATCTACCATGAATTCATCTCAATCTGTATCTCAGGCTCCACCACTTTCACCATCCACTTTTCATAATCTCAGGGCATACTTGGCTACTCCTTTAATATTTTCTAATTCAATGTGGCTACCCGATACTGGTGCTAGCCATCATGTCACTGGCGATGCTCAGAATCTGCTATCGTCATCTGAATATAATGGCTCAGAACAAATTATGTTAGGTAATGGTAAAGGTGCGAGTATTACACACTATGGTAAAAATTATTTGATTAATCTTGATACTCATAGAACTTTCTTGTTGGATAAACTCTTGCATTCACTTGACATTGCACACAATCTTATTAGTGTAACAAAATTTGCAGCTGATAacaattattattttgaattcCATGCTGATTTTTGTCTTGTTAAATCTCAGAAAACTCAGGAGGTTCTACTCCGAGAAACACCTAGACAAGAAATTTATGTGTTTGAACGTGTTTCTGTGCCTTGTTCTAgtctaaataatattttctccAATCGGAATTCTAGTGATCATGTACCTAGGGCATTTCTTGCAAAATCTTATTCTTATAAGTTGTGGCACCATCGACTAGGTCATTATGCCTCAAAAATAGTTCTGAGTATAATGAATAAATGCAAAATACATGTCTCTTCTAATATTGTTCCATCTAATGTGTGTGAAATTTGTTACAATGCAAAGATGCATCTTCTTCCTTTTAATCTTGATAAATATAATTACACTGCTCCTTTAAATATGGTTTACTCAGATTTATGGGGGCCTGCTCCGGTAACTTCATATCATGGTTTTAATTATTATATCTCTTTTGTTGATGCTTTTAGTAGGTATACTTGTATATATTTACTGCATTCAAAGTCTCAAATTTTTCAGGCTTTTTTGCAATATAAAACTATGTTCATACAGGTTTTAAGCTTAAGCGATTTTAAATTGATCATGGGTACGAGTATTTATCACAAATTTTTACACAATATCTCGCTGATCAAGGCATTAAGTACAGGTATTCTTGCATGCCCATATACGCATCAACAAAATGGAAGGGCTGAGCGCAAGAATCGTCACATCATAGAGACTGGTTTGGCAATGCTTGCTACAGCATCTCTTCCCTTAATTCACTGGGATGATGCTTTCCTCTTAGCCACATACGTCATCAATTGTCTTCCATCTCTCAATACAAACTTGGTAACTCCTTTTGAACTTATGCACTCTAGGAAACTAGATTATGAATTTTTGCGAGTGTTTGGTTGTGCATGCTTTCCATGTTTAAAACCTTATtctcaaacaaaattaaatttcaaatctcaatTATAAGTTTTTCTTGGATATGCTCCTCACTATAAAAGGTATAAGTGCCTTACAAATTCTAGCAAAATCATTATCACTCGCCATGTGATTTTTTATGAGCAATGCTTTCCTTATGCAGAATTATTTTCCACTGATTCTGCCCCCTGAGACCAGAACCCATTTTTCTCATACTTCTCTTGTTTTTTCTTTGGACACTACCATCTCCACTGTACCATCTAATTCAACCCTTAATTTATCTCCTGATTCTTCTCATAATTTACCTACACCAACCATAGAGAATGAGGGACTTATAAATCATCCTCACAATAATCAAAGTCCTGATTCTACTTCTCATCCTATTCACACTAAATTTTCACTAACTACACTCCCACCATCCTCATCTAATCCTTCTTTTTCTAATAATCAACTTCATCCTAGTAGTCTCCCTATCTCAAATATCGAGTTACAATTTGGTAGTGCTCCTAAGACTCATATTAAACCCAATAATCATCCTATACAAACTAGATTGAAATCGGGTATTAGTAAACCCAAGTTATATCACACATTGGTAACTCCTCAACTTGATTTGATTAATAATATTCCCTCTAATGTGACTCAAGCTTTACAATCTAAACAT from Arachis ipaensis cultivar K30076 chromosome B09, Araip1.1, whole genome shotgun sequence includes these protein-coding regions:
- the LOC107619493 gene encoding transcription factor bHLH30 — protein: MKQEIDHNQHQGECSYSSSSYQQANFFNNMMHQHNMMMMSSDDMIFGGGRGFINNNNMNMMNMNMLSSSDQMMMHQQQQPWSMPSIQELPFNNHESSSSFIVPPQQQQQASPYASFFNSRRVHPSSSSMQFAAAYHHHHEGATSSFDLQAELSKMTAQEIMEAKALAASKSHSEAERRRRERINNHLSKLRSLLPSTTKTDKASLLAEVIQHVKELKRQTLMIAETSSVPTESDELTVDDASDEDGKLVIKASLCCEDRSDLLPELIKTLKSMKLRTLKADITTLGGRVKNVLFITAEQDYYSSSTANEDHHHQHDHNNNNNSYEYCISSIQEALKAVMEKSNGGVGNEPGSSSASVKRQRTNIISSIS